Within the Molothrus aeneus isolate 106 chromosome 1, BPBGC_Maene_1.0, whole genome shotgun sequence genome, the region CTGTATATTTTCCATGTTATTATAATCACAGTACAGGTATTTTGGGTTAGTAATTGAGAGACTGTGATTCCTCTGGAAGAGACCCATTAGCCCCTGTATGCACTTCTTTATTTGCCTTGCAaggtgttgttttgttttgtatttttttccccttcctctgcaGTGGTAGAGGTATTTACAGGTATCATAGGTCATAGGTTGGAGGTCGAGTTGCTATAGAACACTGGCTTGGCAGCCAGTTGAGGAGCAAATACTCTGAAAATGTTTGCCTTGCTTTTATCATTCctgtttttaaaggcatttCAATCTGGAAAAACATTTCATATTCCTCATGTGCACATGCCATTTCCAGTGCAGGCTTGGCCATGTAAGTTATGAAAGATATTTTGGTGATAAACCTGATACAGAATAGCATAGAACATAATAGAGTAGAACACAGAaatttcagttggaagggaccctcaatAATCACATAGTCCAACTGCCTGATAAATTCAGGGCTGACCAAGTTAAAGCAAGTTATTAAGGACATGGTCTGAATGCCTTTTAAACACTGACACCTGGGCACATCAACCACCTCTctaggaagcctgttccagcaACTGACCATCCTCTtggtaaagaaatgcttcctaatATACAgtctaaacttcccctggtgcagcttggaaCCATTCTGATGTGTCTTGTCACTGGATACAATGGAGAAGAGATCAGCAccttcctctccccttcccttcctcagaGAGCAATGAGATTACCTGTTCTTTTTTCCAAACTACACAAGTCCAAAGCCCTCAGTGACTTTTCATAGGacattccttccagccctttcaCTAGCTTTGTTAGCTCCTAGGGGAGAGTGTTTGCAGCAAGAAGCAAAGGTTGAGAAAAGGAATCAGATTTTGTACCTCAGGATTACAGTAGACATACAAGATCTTGAGACTAGACAAAGAGTTTGTATTTGGTTTCTTGAAGCTGAGGGCATATAGGAGCCCTCTTACCCATCTCTGGCATTCTTGATTTGTGAGATCCCAGCTACCATGGGTCTAGTTCTTCCTAACACTGCTGTGAATCAGTCTTTACTGACTTCATTGCCATAGAGGATTGCAATTGTAATTCCAAAATTAACCTGGAGAAATGAAAAAGTAGTATGCTTTATGTGCACATATACATGCTAAGGTAGCCAGAATTGCCTGGCCTTTGTGTTCTCCTACTATCCTTTCAGAATTGAACAAAATATTTGAACATGTTCTGTAATATATTGCCAGGCAAATATGGTATTTGCCACTTCCCCACACTTTCTGCCTTGTTCATAACAGTGTCCCTTCTTGCTTCTCTTTGGGCAAGCTgatgagagaagaaagaaggataaTGCTTTCCATAAGCAAGTTTTGACTCACTTTTGCAACTGGGTTTAATTTCTGTACTCAAAATATCCCAGCTGTTGGCCTCTGGTAAATGTCAGTGCTCCCACAGCAGAAGATGTTGAGCAAGATGTATGAAAAGTTTCTGAGACTGGGATAACAGCCAGCTATATTAATGTCAGCCTATATAGCCAACAATTTGCATTAATTTTCTAGGTTGTGAACTCTGCTGGTTCTCAAGTGGATGCACTTAGCTCCCACTCAGCTTCCCCACTGCAAGACAGCAAGCTGTAACAAGAGGAGGAGCAGACAGGGTGAACAGCCAGGAATAGTAACCTCTTCTGTGAGGCCTCACATTCACAAAGAGTTACGCCAGGGCACATCATTATCCTTTACAGCATCTTCAGGTTTCCCTAAATTCATTATTCTGCTTCAAATGTAATTTTGGGATGACAAAAGTGAGGAGAGTTTACAAAGTTACCTTCTGTTACCTGAGAAAGTAAATTACTATATGGAAACCCCCAGTCTGTTACAGTGCAAAGGAAAATGGGTAACTTTAAGCTATCTTCAGTGTAAATTAGTTCCTTAGTTTGTCAAGGTTGCAATCCACTACTAGATAGTTTTAGTGTTAAGTGTATTTAAAAGGTACCCAGTTTTAACAATCCAGTGTTATTCTCTCAAAGTTCTGATAGCAGAAGTAACAGTTCTCTGTCTGTCGGTGCCTGCTTCTGGCTCTTGGCTGTCCAGGTTTGGCAATCCGTTCTGCTAAATAGTGAATGCTCTTACTGGGATTTACCAGTTTAAGCCTGCAAGAGCAAATAGACACAAAGAAACAATCAAAACACTTATAAAGAATTAGCTgcatctttttgtttgtttgcagtcCTCTCCTCTTTCAGTCTATCCCTTCAAAAACTGTGCTGTGGTTGGAAATGGAGGCATTCTGAAAAATTCCAGCTGTGGAGCTGAAATCGATAGTTCTGACTTTGTGTTCAGGTAAGAGCTCCTTCATTTTCCTGAAGTGTGTCCCACATTCTAAAAACTTGGCAGGATTGGAAGTGTGCCAGTGCCAGTTTGTAGCAATGAGGAAGAATCTTGACAATTTGTTATTTCTGCCTCTTTAAGGAAACTTCTGCTTTGTAGTTTTCAGAATACTGCATTCTAATTAAAGAGCATGCTGGATGATACACGTTTAATCTGTGATTGCTAAGTCACCTTGCAGTGATGTGAAATGTGATTATCTGAGAACCTGGCATTTCTGGTTATTTAACATCCTTTAGGAGACTGGTATTAAATGTCACATGTGTATCTCTGGTTTAACAATGTTTTTACTTAGCCATTGTTTGGCTCACCCATGTAGCTACCTAATTGCCCCAATATTTGTTTCATCTGTtactcatttaaaaaattaagcatTTATTTAAGTAGTGTTTTTAATCTCCCTGGACAGACAGGGAGAAAACCAGGCACACTCAGAGTATAATTTTGCCCACTCTCTCAGTATGTGACTCACAGTTTGTAGTTCATGCAAAGAAACAGAGCAACAGAGGGAAGGTTCTTTTCTCAGTGATGTCCAGCCACACAGCATGCtggatttaatttccttttcttattttttcctaaaatttgggcttttaaaaagctaaaaaaaaaaaaagtctttccagTTAGATAagtgttttaataaaaatgggAAGTCTCTGTAATAAGATGCTAAACTTACTAAGTGACTGAATTtaagaaaatgctttctttacATTTTATAGAAATCACTGTTTCTGTGATAGGGCAAGCTATGTTGTTGTTAAAAGACACAGTAGAAGACTTTCAGCAGAAATGCATTGTTTAGGCAAGAGGAGCAATATTTCCTAGCAGCCAGCATAGGGCGTTCATAGACTCCTGAGATTTTGACTGTGCTCCTGGTTTGTGATACGATTTATGAAAATGAGCTCTCTGTGCCCTATTTTAACCATCTGTACAGTAGATTAAATGTCTTTACTAGAAGTGCTGTAAGCCTTATTTAATATTTGTAAAGTGCTTAGACATCCCTGGGAGCTGACGTGAAAGTGTCATTGCACAAGAGAGGAATTTGCAAATAGTAACTGTAAATCATTTCTGATGCACATCTGTTTAAGCAAATGTTTCTCAATTTCAGGTGTAATCTCCCTCCAACCACAGGAAACATTAGCAAAGATGTTGGCAATAAAACAAACCTTGTGACTGTTAATCCGAGTATCATAGCTCAGAAGTGAGTACTACTGCAAATCTGTTTCTGTAAATGGTGTATAATTGTTTGACATGATTTAGATTTTCATGGAAATCCATTGGGATACCAGCATAGAGAGCAGTGCACGTAGATTACTTCATTAAGCCTTAGTTTCCATGTAAAATATGTGCTAGTCTAAATGAAAATCTAAACCTGGCCTTTTTTGTAGCATAAAGGAGTCAGCATACCCAGATTAGCAAGATACCTTGGCTGATACTAGTCAGCAATTTATGGCAGGGTAAAATTGGTGATTGTAAGCCCAAGCCTCTTTTTCCTCCATGACCCTCATGACCCCAAGCATTTAGAAAGGAATTGTAATCATAAATCAGGACAGGCTGGAAATGTGTGTCTCACTCTATCAGCAGCATTGTGAGCACGTGTTCTTAAGTAATGGGCTTGGAGGCTGTTCTGATGAAGGCTGTTTCCTGAATGGAGGCCCAGCTTCTCTAATCCATTATTTCAATCCATATGAAAGCTGCTTGCTCACACACTTCTTTCTCAGCagaggtgggattttttttcaccttcttgatgaaaagaaaatctaatAAGGCGAGCCTGACTAATCTGACATCTTCAGCAGGCTGGAACTGCAGCTTATCTATGAAAGGACTGCTGTGCCATGTTATTTACTGCTTGCTAATCTCACTGTATTTTATTGTCTGTCATAACTGTATTGTCAAAAAGACAACATAaggcaaagctttttttttattccttgaaaggaagaaggaaaaagtacATTGTGTACATAGAAATTAATAACaggaatttttctttgattCAGGGATAGAAGTTCATTTTTTGCAATGAGTACTAACTATGTTAATGCTTACCCAAACCTTTTTGACTTCAATCAAGACAAGATTAAGCTCATTGATGTTAgtggggctgcacagggataTGAGGAATGGAAATTGTCCAATGACTCAGTATCCTTGGTGACTTCTGACCCGATCCACAATTTTTCTGGGCTTAATCAAAGTGTTCTGCCACAGCTGCACTCATTTTTTAGCCAAATCAAGTCACACTAGGGTTAATAGAAGTTACACTGAAGAAAATGGGAGATAAGCCTGTGGGAGGATTAAGTGAGAGTACAAGAGGACTTTTatggtttttaaaaagtatttatttaaatattcagaGAAAACTGTAAATGCTTTTGAAGTAGCAGGAGGAAGCAGCCTGGTACCATTTAGCAGAACcaagtttgtttcttctctcAGAAGATCTATTCCAACGTTATTCCCTGTAATTTCTAATTCTTTGTTTGCATACTGGCTTCGTCTGATGTTATTATTGTTAAGGTTAATCAGCTTTTGAACTGTGTTTGTCAGGGTGTAAAATGTAGGTGAACTCTCTTGAAGAAAAGCACAGGTCTTATGTGTCCTAATTAAACTGGCTGACACTTCTTacagtggcagagctggaaaggaGATTGAGACACTGTTGAATTGTCCAGGTTTCTAGCTAAGGAAGAGTAGAGATTTGAATTCTGTCCTGGAGGCTCAGTATTTTGCAGTGAgtaaaaacagataaaattcTTGTAGAAGAGGCCAGAAATTCAACCTTCAACCACTTTTCCTAGACATAGGCTCAGGCATTTCTTGCTTGTTTTGGCTGTGTGACTCTTGCATGCACATAGGTTCAGGGTCAAAAGGAGGGCCTGAGTCCCTCTCATTCATTTTGTTTCAGAGTCTGGTGGTAATGGCACTTTTCTGAGAAGTAGGAGCTGTAAGTTTAAACCCCTTCTGGTTGAGAAAGGGTGTATCACTCCTTGCACTAGTTCTACAAGAGGTAACTTTTCCGTGAATGCTTTGAATGGAAATGGCAGTGGCTGCTGTCCTCTGTTTCAAAGTGCTGCATGAAAAGAGGGTTTGTACCTACTTGAGTTGTGAAGGGAAATGCAACCAATTTTTCCAGCTTCTGCTGGAGTTGTAAAATTGTTAGCCTTTAAAAGGTGAAAATACTGTGCTCAAATAGACAACTACCTACAAAAGAGGACTCAGTCCTTTGAGCCCCAAAAGGGGTGGTCCATATGTTTAGGTGATTCAGAAAAATCAGACCTATAGAGGACCTGAGTTGAGTTGCATCACTTCTCAGATAACTTGGGAATTTCACTAGTCAGTATTTGGGAGCACAGAATTATGCAGTGGTGAGAGCTAAGACTCTTTGCTTTTTGTTGGTGACTGAAAGAATCTGAGAATAAATCCTTGTGCTTTGTGAAGTTAAAGCTCTAAGTCTTTACAGATCTCCATGTGTTCCTTTTGTAGTTGAAGGACATAAACAGGGATGCCTATATTTTTAGCTACTTTAAAAGTACatcctgcacttgaggacacaCTAATCTTTAACACTCCAAGACTGCTCACATGCATCCTTGCATTTCCACACAGGGCAGACACAGAGATTTTGAAGAGAGATTTCTGTATACCTGTTGATGTAAGAAACAAGTTTCATGAAATGCATATGGTATATATTGTAGTGCATGTGTTTTTAAACATAGAAGGTATGAGCACaatatttttttgcattcttCCTAATTTCTTGAATTGATCAATTCTGTAAACATGTCCTAGTCTCATTAGTAGTGAATTTGATCTGCTTCAGTATCTCCTGTGTTGCCAATTCAATCCTATGTAGTGTGTTCTTATTATACAAGAGTCAGATTTTCATAGCTGCACATATGACAACATATAATAGGGTGATATAAATTTGCAGTGTAGACAGCCTGAACTGCTGCAGCAGAATTCATAACATCTTTGCAAGTGCAGTTGTGCTGTTCTGGTCTGTAATGTTTGTGTCAATACTACATTCCATTCCTAAAATGTTGTACTTTGCAGATACAACAAGCTAAATGAAAAGAAGACAGAATTTCTGGAAAACATTGCGGTCTATGGAGATGCTTTTCTTTTACTGCCGGCATTTTCCTTCAGAAGCAACACAGCCACTTCTTTTAAAGTATACCACACTCTGAAAGAGTCCAAAGCAGCCCAAAGGgcaatattttttcaccccactTATCTGAAAAGTCTTGCCCAGTTCTGGAGAACTAAGGGTGTGAAGGCTTACCGGTTGTCATCTGGTTTTATGATCACTAGTGCTGCCCTTGAGCTCTGTGAGAATGTGAAGCTCTATGGCTTCTGGCCTTTCTCAAAATCCACAGAGAAGATGCCAATCAGCCACCACTATTATGACAACCAGCTGCCTAAACCGGGTTTCCATGCAATGCCCAAAGAATACAACCAGATCCTTCAGCTTCATGGCAAAGGCATTTTGAAGTTGCAGTTTGGTAAATGTGAATCGGACTAAAAAGGTAGGTCCCATTCTTACCACATGAAATGTCTTTATTTCACTAATGTGCCAAGGGAAAACTTGTTTTACAAAGAGTGAAACCGTTCTTTCTTAGAGAGATATTTCTACCTTACTCTCAATGAAAGTTGTATTTCCAAATAAGTGAAAGATTGAATCTTTCTGAATAAATATGTATCAGAGAGCTGAGAAATGTTTTCCAATTGTGAATATTAGAAGGCGAGCATAGCTAAGTACAAATTATCCCCATAAATCATTGTCAATCAGAAGTGAGTCCTTATCTCAGATACATGTCTCTGCCAACTTATGTTTGGTTTGGTATCAGTTCCCGGGTAGCAGCCTCCTTTAAGAATTGCTTTATTTATCACACATTGTGATCTTCAGAATGGATAAGCATCTTCAGAGATGCCTAATCCTGGCCCAGCCTTTCCATATGTATAGAGGGAGCAGAGTAAGGATGGGGATTGTTCCATGAAGGGGAAGCAATCATCTCTGGCCTCGTTGCCTCTTGTGAAAGGGTAGAGATTGGAGCAATGTGTGCTCAtggcccagggctgcagagcagcttgtgGATGGCAATGAGGGAGCTGCCATACACTACAGCAGATCTTGCTGAGCATTTTACCTAGAGGCAGCTCAGAATCTGGGAGTTACAAATAAAGGATGAAGTgtcattccttttcctttgttttatcTGCCCCAACTCCTTGGACCTCTACCTTCTGTGTATTGCCTCAGAGAAATGCAGCACAGTCTGGCCTCTGACCTTGAGCCAATTTACTGTGTACACGCTAGAGATGACTCTGAAAAGATTTGTGTGCATGTTTTCAATCTTGATTTGCCCTGTTGAAAAAGTAGGGCCAATTTGTATAAATACTTCTTCATCTTTTAAGCTCAGAAATTCCTGAGTTCACAATACTGTTGTCAGAGTCTCCTTTCACAGACCTCTATTTTTCCAGGGGGTCCCAGTTAACATAATAGTAAGTGATGTGTACAGTAGAACTGCCATTGTATACTATATACTTTAATTGGACTGATGTAATCTCATGACTGTATTGCTCAAGTTAAATAGAGAGCATCATCTTGTTCAAGCCAGAAATTTCAAGCTTAAAAGCTAAGGGCACTTTTCTTCTGGCTAggttctgaaatgaaaatatcctTTTTTGATATTTAGAAAACATGTTGTCAAAGATATGTTCACACTTACTTTATCATCAGAGAATGCTAAGTTTTAAAATAGCAGATTGTTAGTACCAGGAAGGCACAATTTTATTCAATTTCAAGGGGTTtttaagaaatagaaaaataaatggctttcagattattaaaataatataaaaccTGTGAGAAGGGATCTAGAATCCATATAATGAATCCATTCTccttgtccatggcaggagattACCTAGGAGGAATTGAATTGTATATATATgcactttcattttttgcttGTAAAAGGTTGCAGTGTATTGGAAAGGTTAACTAATacataatgtattttttcttagtGGCTAAGCTGTTTATATCCAGCAGTTTCCTTTGTATTTGTTATTCCAATAATATAAATCGTTGGAGATATACTGAGTCATTTTAATTGTGGTAACTACACGAGATAGGAAAATGAAAGCCAGCTCCTTAGAAATATTTACTCTAGAGAGAAGATAGAAGGCACAAAAATGTTTAAGTATCTGTATGTGTTAATTAAATGCTATCCATGCTTGATAGACTGAAAATCACTTGTGGCCAAATTTGCCAAATaagctgtaaagaaaaaaaaaacacaagaagAATAAGTTGTGCTGCCCTATTTACACTTACATTTACAAAgagaaaaccaaataaatactTTCAGTATGAGCTACCATTCTGCTAGTATTAGCAACTATTAGAGATAAATGAAATTCTATAATGAGTATATTTTATTGAAGATGACGTTTTCTAAAAATTCAAcaagctcctttctcttttcagtttccATTTTATGTTCTTCTCCATGCTCTGTGTTCTTTCCTCTTAGTGGGTAGCTGCAGGTTCCTTACAGCAGTGGGTGCCAACAGAAGGCTCAGGCAGAACCTCCCACACACATTCCTGGGACACAAAAGTTTGCTGCTGTAAATGAGAAGTGAAGGAAGCTTCTCTGCTGGGAGCACCTATAGGGAGAATAAAATTGCATCCCAGTGAATCATTTTTGGCAATTTTGCTCCTAAACACTGTCCTTGccaatggaatttttttttgccttaataTCCTCTCCTGTACCTTTATGATTATGTTCAACAGACATGTACAGGTCATGGCTAAAGTCAGTGCCCACCTATCACAGAGGGTCaagcagaaaatgcagcaacagcaaaatcttgaaatataattaatggtctttattattttgtattagATTACCAAATAATTTTTGCTATGCAGCTGAAGGAAGTCTTATTTGTTCATTGTTTTAACCTGATAAGGGCATGTCATTAGCTTCAAGTAAATGTAGGTTCAAGGAGGGGAAATGACCtaattcatatttaaaaatagaaaaaatgtgATTAGAAAAATTGTCAGATGATAAATTAATCAGACTGGCATAAATTTGATTGCCCAGAAGCCTggttaaaatgcaaatattgtCTGACCGAGAATCCatcaggttttctgtttgctaGGAAAACACAGCAGGGTAGATGAGGATGTGCTGCTTTGACATACAAAACAGTAACTTCCAGCATCTGCTCAAAGGAGTCAgtcaatacaaaaaaaaaaaaaaaaaaaaaaaaaaaaaaaacaaaaacacagaaaggaagaatgaaACTGAGCCTCTGAGCTGGGGAAGAAAATAGTGCTCAATTGTCTGAGCAGAAGGACTGAGGGAGCAGGGCTTGAGCAGAGGTGTGCAGGTGGTTGGGAGGTAAGAACTGCTGAACTCTCCTCTGCATATCTTACCTGGAAAGTTTAAAGTAGGTATGAGTTTTTTAACTCCAACCAAACAATTAAATGTGATCTATTTCTGACAGAGAGCGGCCATGACTCCCTCCACTCAAGGTGGAGTTGCCAGAGCAGCATCCTCTAAAGCAAGGGGATGCCTGTTTACTTTCTCAGCAGCTAACATCAAAAAgaatcattttttttccaaactctGCCAGCatgtgatatttttttaatcttgaaatTTGCTGCAATCCAAGTGATAAATAGTGTTACACATAACCTATTTATAAGTGTAGAATGCCAACATGAGCTTAAATTCTGTTGAAATTCTTTtgtgcttgtggtgtcccagtGTAGCTAGAGAAATATGAACTAACCCACAGTTCAGTTGTAATTACCTTGAGCAAAATGatacaacattttaaaataaggacATCTCTGAATTCCTGTCAAGCAGCCAAATTGCAGACTGTTCTTGACTTGGGCAAATATTATCCAATGTGAAATTAGTAGATATTAAAAGAAAGGTTTTGTGCCTTAGAACACCTGCAGTGCAGCTTTTAAGCACACACTTTGCTCATGCATTGAGTGAATTAAATTTACATTATAAGAATAATGTCAGTAATGAAACAAGTGGAGATAAATTGTTTCTGGTTTAGTTAAAACCTATCAGAATAGAAAAGTATAGATTAAATCAAATGAGAATTTATGTTAGATTTCAATCCAAATTAATAAGTATTTACATTTCTAtaagggttttgttttggatttccACAGCAGAACTATCCTGTTGAGGAAACAGAATAATTGCAATCTCTGGTGATTTCAAAATATGAATAAGATAATATAATTTGGAACATATCCATATTCAAATTAGCAATGGATGTGTCCCCATGAAGATACTGGCTAGACCTGGCCTTGGTTAGCTTAGGAAGCCTGAAGAgtgtggagcagctgggataAGTGTGAGTG harbors:
- the ST8SIA6 gene encoding alpha-2,8-sialyltransferase 8F isoform X3, with product MRAVIALAAALGSLLLGGCLLRLGGQQPLRARGWEEDAGVAAVTPKVVRALRSPLTPLPQTENRYGLDARRYSEDYYLHIVTKLQNCTWVRKPEESTKFRSELASCCDAVHNFIASQNNSPLGSNMSYEVDSKKTILITQDIFKMLPASSPLSVYPFKNCAVVGNGGILKNSSCGAEIDSSDFVFRCNLPPTTGNISKDVGNKTNLVTVNPSIIAQKYNKLNEKKTEFLENIAVYGDAFLLLPAFSFRSNTATSFKVYHTLKESKAAQRAIFFHPTYLKSLAQFWRTKGVKAYRLSSGFMITSAALELCENVKLYGFWPFSKSTEKMPISHHYYDNQLPKPGFHAMPKEYNQILQLHGKGILKLQFGKCESD
- the ST8SIA6 gene encoding alpha-2,8-sialyltransferase 8F isoform X1; this encodes MRAVIALAAALGSLLLGGCLLRLGGQQPLRARGWEEDAGVAAVTPKVVRALRSPLTPLPQTENRYGLDARRTTHNKNGIYQFEQASKCKAIQDNILSSSIKKKRYSEDYYLHIVTKLQNCTWVRKPEESTKFRSELASCCDAVHNFIASQNNSPLGSNMSYEVDSKKTILITQDIFKMLPASSPLSVYPFKNCAVVGNGGILKNSSCGAEIDSSDFVFRCNLPPTTGNISKDVGNKTNLVTVNPSIIAQKYNKLNEKKTEFLENIAVYGDAFLLLPAFSFRSNTATSFKVYHTLKESKAAQRAIFFHPTYLKSLAQFWRTKGVKAYRLSSGFMITSAALELCENVKLYGFWPFSKSTEKMPISHHYYDNQLPKPGFHAMPKEYNQILQLHGKGILKLQFGKCESD
- the ST8SIA6 gene encoding alpha-2,8-sialyltransferase 8F isoform X2; the encoded protein is MRAVIALAAALGSLLLGGCLLRLGGQQPLRARGWEEDAGVAAVTPKVVRALRSPLTPLPQTENRTTHNKNGIYQFEQASKCKAIQDNILSSSIKKKRYSEDYYLHIVTKLQNCTWVRKPEESTKFRSELASCCDAVHNFIASQNNSPLGSNMSYEVDSKKTILITQDIFKMLPASSPLSVYPFKNCAVVGNGGILKNSSCGAEIDSSDFVFRCNLPPTTGNISKDVGNKTNLVTVNPSIIAQKYNKLNEKKTEFLENIAVYGDAFLLLPAFSFRSNTATSFKVYHTLKESKAAQRAIFFHPTYLKSLAQFWRTKGVKAYRLSSGFMITSAALELCENVKLYGFWPFSKSTEKMPISHHYYDNQLPKPGFHAMPKEYNQILQLHGKGILKLQFGKCESD